caagcacaaaaaaaataagacaaaattgaaataaattcaagaaaaaatatttcattcgtaataaaacaaaaaaaatggccTTCCGAAGTTATgtaagaaagggaaaaataatttattccTAAAAGGTATTTTCTTCATGAGTTTTTcgttcaaaagaaagagaaaaggtaTTTCCTTCCAATTTGCAACATCGATACTACTTATAAAtggaattaatattttattaactatttattattaatatttacttatttttcaaaaatattactaTCAAATTTTAGCGACTATCATTTCGTTACCTTGATAGAGATTTATGGTATAACTTCTGTACAACTTGCAATTGGAAGGTATAAGATATTACAGGTGCTATTAGATGCAACttttgttaaaagaaaaattcaccAATTTCATGAATGTTAGAAATTTACAAGATAAACATTCAAAAGATAAAGAATCAGAATCCACTGCATCAAATTAAAAAGAGTCAACTGTTTCAACATAAGCATACACTTATTTATATCCTACTACAAACATTCAACAGTTATGTAaaacaatttattttttctatgcTGATCTTTTATTAATGAGATATTGAAAGcaaaatagtaataatagttaagtacatttcacttataatatttttccattctaatttttaaatttttattattcttcTGTTACATAAACTTATATTTGTGTATTTATTACCATCCTGTGCATGATGCAATTATAATTCTTGTAACTTATATTTCTGTTTTTATTACCATCCTGTGATGACGCAAGTACAATTCTTgtaagaactttatttttatatagtaCTGATGCTTCAGAGGCATCAAAAAGTTCGGAAGAAAACAGCATCTATGTATATGTAACCTGAGAACGactgtttagtttacatttgaTGCTCTTTATTTATTAATCATGCTCTTTTGATATAGGAATAGAGGATGCGTCATTAAATGCAGCTGGAATCTTCAAGGGAAGACCTCGATCAAGGAGCGAGTACCCAACGAGCTGATCTTGTAATTTGTGAAACCTGCTGCGAAGAAAATTTTCCTCCATTCATGCTCCTGTCGCTCCTTTCCTGCTGTGATGCAAAGCATATCAATATCGCAGAAAAGCTGCAACTCTGTCATCGTGGCACTATTTTCACTGCTAGCGTTCATAACTATATCCAAAATCAGCACTTTTCCTCCATCTTCTCTCTCAGGAATTGCTTCCTTGCACAGCTTCAGTATCTTCACGCACTGCTCGTCAGTCCAGTCATGCAAAATCAGCTGCATTTGATAGAAACAAGAAATACACCAATAAATAGTTCTAGTCTCGATTTGTAAGGAACTCGTAGAAATTtcaccaaataaaaaaataaaaaaaagtcgtAGAAAGCGCTGTGCTATTCCATCGCATTAACtctttcttaaaaattaaaagaaatcgTAGGAATATGTTAGGTGGTAAATCTTGTAAACTACCTTGAGAAACGCTGCTTGAGCTGGTGGAATGTGTTCGAACATGTTCCCAGCGATAGCTTCGACCCGTGGACTTTTGGGCACAGTAGCAATCACATGAGGGAGGTCATAGACGATGATGCGCTTTATGCTCGGGAAGGCCTCGGCGATCGCCCTCGCCGACGTCCCGTCGCCCCCGCCGACATCGACGAGAGACGAGACTCCCTGGAACGCGTCTTTGCAGCGGGCGACCACCGACTTCATGGCGAGGCGCGAGTCGCTGGCCATCGCCTCGTTGAAGAGGCGGTTGAGCGCGGGGTCGTCGCCGGTCATCTCGAAAACCGGCTTGCCGTAGCTCATCTCGAAGGGGATGTCGGGCTGATCCGCCTGCAACCAGGGGGCCAGGAAGTGGAACGGCGCCAAGAGGGTGGAGTCCAGGCAGAAAAGGACAGAGGAGGCGAGGCTGGTGGGGCTGTCCTTGAGGAGGATTTTGGAGTTGGGGGTGAGGGAGTAAGCGTGCTCGTCCGACCCGTTGGGATCCTTTTGGACGGAGAAAAAGCCCGTGTGGGCGAGCATGCGCATGAGACGGCGGAGGGCAGGGGATTTGGTGGGGGCGACGGGGAGGAAGGAGGCGAGCTCGGTGATGGTGAGGGGCCGGCCCCGGGCGTGGATGGCGTCGGGGATGCCCAATTGGATCGCGCACTTGAGGCCCATGGAGCCGACGTGGGCGAGAGCGTGGTGGAAGACGTGGGCTTGGGCTTGCAAAAGCTCGTCGGCGGTGGCTTCGAACGCCATTTTGGCAATTCAACAGTCTGGCCACTTTCTTCACGCTCTCTTGAGGGGACTCGCTGTTGGTTTGCTGGTGGTGCATGGGCCTTGCGATTTATAGACGATTCATGGTATATTGACGATGCGTGTGCTTGCTTTGTTTTACCGCAGACAAAAATTTGTGGCTTACACGCATCGCCTAGGATATTAGGAGGGGTAACCGTGTGGTCCATAAATTAAAGATGTCCGCCTCAGCTTTTTTTTGGTTGATGTCACTGATTATGTACGGATATGTCTTCCGTAGACTTTAAAACTACTGAGCTTGAGGCTTATCCCCTTTTTAAAACTACTGAGCTTGACGCTTGTCCCCTCtgatagcaaatgaattgatccATAATTTGTAATAATTTAGAGCCTCATCCACATTGTCTAGCCATTACACTTGTCTAAATTTAATGATTAAGTTTTTTCATAAATTGACCCATAATTTGTATCAACtcaagacctcatccaaaaaatttAGCTGGAAGGTTTGTTTTGGATCCTTTAGTCTTGTAACAATATTCAGGGCCTTGTGATGCATGGCTGTTGTGGAACTAAATATATACCAAATGTAGTAAGGTAAGTCAAATGAAAAAGGATGAGATTTCGACTTGACTTATTTCCTATAAAATATTGACTCAAAATATTCAAGTAGCGTAAACCATGATAACTTGATTTGTACACATCACTAGGCTTCAGAGGCTTCAAAAAGTTCAGAAGAAAACAGCCCGAGCCCTCTGGAAGTGTAACTTGAGAGCAATCGTCCAATATACTCTACATATGATCttctttatttattaatttattctcTTTTGATATTGGAATGGAGGAGGCATCATAACATGCAGCTGGAGTCATCAAGGGAAGACCTCATAAATTTTCCTCCATTCATCCTCCTAGCGCTCCTTCCCTTCTAAGCCGCAAGAAAATCCCAAAAAAGCCGTATCTCGGTCATCGTAGCACTTTATCCACAGCTAGCATTCGTAACTATAGCCAAAATCGTTACTTTTCCTCCTCTCCCAGGAATGGCTTCATTGCATAGCTTCAGGATCTTCACGCATAACTCATCAGTCCAGTCATGCAAAATCAGCTTCATTCAATAGAAATAAGGCATACACCTTTAAATTGCTTTTGTTTCAATTTATAAAGAAGTAgagatttcattaaaaaaaaaaatatggggaCACCCACATTTCTAGAGATACCTCTTCCTCTGCCACTCCAACAAATCACCCACATTGTTGGGGGAAAATAAATTGCTCCAAAACGCATGGGCGCATGACCATCACGTGTcaaaaggcgcccgaccagaaggcgcccgaCTAGGAGGCGTCCGACCAGGAGGTGTTCGACCAGAAGGCACCCAACCTGGAAGCGTCTGACTTCAAGACAAGCGGCCGAGCTGGACATCTGGCCAGGCGCTCGATTCCAGGACGCCCGATCCGAGCACTCACCTCGGCATCCTCGGCTTCGGAGATCCGACCACACTATCCACCTACAACTgtcacatccttctgcagcTCGACCAGGAACCATGCCCTGCCACTGctatcaacaattaatgcgcatggcctccacCGATCTTtcgctcactcaacaattaatgcgcatggcctccactgatctccggctcactcaacaattaatgcgcatggcctccactgatctccggttcactcaatAATCAATGCACGAgctatctacggatctcaaACCTTCCACGGCCGACAGTTGAGTTTCTCCGCCACATCCGATCAGCCACGACGACTCACTGACTCCGGCCTGATCTCCCACGACGATGTATTAACTCACACGATCgtgctcaatcatgacggtaatcCATTCGCCCCGTCACATCGCAGGTAATTCtgtacccctctataaaagaggAACCCCTCCATCTTAGAGGGTGTTGGACACTGAAACTCCGATGATACACTTTCTCCTCCCTCATACATTTGCCCCCtatgacttaggcatcggagggccggcgccggaaaccccggccaccggcattTTTGCAGGACCCCGGAGGACGCCACCCGCCGATggaccgccacccgccattcctaaccggagctcctcctgctcagccgacggccactcccgggtccaatttccagcaacagttggcgctagagaaagggcccgagttgtggccatgaagttgagaagcaaaGGAGCCTCTAACGCCTCCCGGCGTCCTGCGCCAAGTcccggacactctgtccagaactcaccGCCAAGACCTCCGGCGGACCCAGTCCCCcaagtccagccggaacagttcgacaTCCTGGTGCAACAAGTTCAAGCCTTGGCCGCTGCCGTCCAAGGCCTGCAGCGTGTGAAGGCACCACCCATACCGCCTCCCCAGGCCCCTGTCCGGCCGGTGCTTCCTCCAAACGGACCGGTGCCCCAGGGCTAAAATCTTCATGGCTCCTCGAGGGCCAATAATGAAGAACGAGCCTCTTCCAGGAGAGAACCGCCAGGGAGGAGCATAGACAGAAGGCCGCAGCTCTCGGAagctgagtcagccccggaccgaAATGAGCGGGAGCAGACTACAGTGGCGATCCCCCAAACTGGGGAGCTCGATAGGAAAGTCGAGAGGCTCGAGTGCCAGATTGAGGCGCTCCACAGCAGGAAGGCAAGGCGCGAAGGCGACTTCGAGTttactaccaagtcccccttttctcgccagatcgaggacgagccggtcccACCGAGGTTTAAATTGCCTCAGGCGGAGCCCTACAATGGGACgaccgaccctctcgaccaTTTGGAGAGCTACCGAGCCCTTATGGCGttgcaagggtcctcggaggctgtGCTCTGCAAAACCTTCCCAGCGACTCTTCGAGGAACGGATCGGCTTtagttttctggactgaagccgagcacagtgtcctcttttgagcagctcggcaagTGTTCGTCcttttcctgtctacctaaaaatatgctagacagatcgttgttagaaccgacgaacaaaagttaaatttaattatactcttacctttcctactcgaagaatagtggttgtaagaggtcgatccacagggaggcgattggagttgcataaaaattagaacattcactcggatttgaaatcgatttttgaataataaaagaaaaacattatgttgAAGATGTTGAATATTTTCTAGCCTACCgaagaattattttttatttgaaaataataaaaagacaaatacttgaaatagaagagcatttataaattcatgaaatatttaattattcaaaggaaaactttgacatggatgaaaacaatgcttaagaagattgaagcttggaacataaattgcataaagaaaaattagatgtattgcataaaaagaaaaatttaacgattgcataaagaaaatagaaatttaactaaacctagaacaaggattgcatgaaagaaattgattgatttcataaaaagaaatgactacaaaaagtaaaaaaaattgaagatgaagcctaatgcttctttcttctgcaaataataaaataaaataaaagaaagtttcttttattttctcccACGGTTAAACAACAACATAAACTaatacttttttctttctttctttcttccccgaAAACAGAGGATtgctctgtttttttcttttcttctctcctccttggaccagccgaccaccttctcctccttggacccgccggccaccaccctccAGCCGAGCACGCCCCCGGCTCTTCTCGTTTTcccccttcttatagatcgccacggcatggagaggaggagaaacgggcGCGGGATCTCGGGAGGTGGATCCGGATGAAGAGCGCCACGGGTGCTTGAATGCGGAGGAGGCTGGACCGGCCGGCGTGATCCGTGGATGCAGATGCTTGGGATTTCAAATCCGGAAGAGATGCGGAATCACCGGAAGCTCTATGGACGCCGGATTGGAAACGGATATgggatcctttcttctcccttgtTTCCGCACGGGATGAAGCTTTGGATCTTTGAAACGGGCGGCCGGAATCGGTGCTGGGAGGAGCATTCATGGCTTGGATCGGGGCGCTGGGACATTCACCGTGTGAAGAACGTGGGCTGCTGGGCGCGGAAGAAAGgagacgcggtgcgggatcgatGGGTGCTGATCACGGATGGCTGGTCTTGGGGGATCCGATTGCTGGGAGGGGCGGATGCTTCACGGGCGAAAGAAGGGGTCTTGAATCCGGAAAGGGGAGACGCGTGCATGGGAGGCTTGATCACGGAGGAGGAACCGCGGAGGAGACGGGAGCGTTGTGATGcgtgcggacggctgggaggatctgggagcttggatcacggttctgagatgggagctgggagaccaAGTTCCATCCAATTAGTTATGTAGAAGAAAataatgtgatatgaaatttggcttgtagacggacggactaagttcgtcacggatcatctgttctgactagaggtcagttgcaagtctttcaagtcatgggtcacccagcacgtTATAGTTATGAcatagccaatttagatttgcccaaaaattattttccaaaagcacaaaagaaatggatccgattcggacccgaacccaacTCGGACctgatttgaagtcaaatttgtactcaatgtgcattttatctctaatttatactaatccatgtgaaatccaaatataatattaatctagtgaatttattattatcggttaacaataacactaattttagtgacatgtcggtcgcacttttgtgctctcatcacaccctccaactagcttattgctagtctctagcaattcagtgcggaaatgataaaatgagagagcaaaagtgttatttattatataaatatcctaagataaatactcactttcgtagagcattacgattgcacttagcatgtgcaacaagccgttaaacccctaggttaccctagcggacgagtgttgtctcgtgagggtttgcagtgaagttacccacaaacttcatcagttagggaattccaaattttaactcgaaatttgaacaagtattactgtatgaaactagaattgcaaggacaatagagacttgttgttatcatatttaaacagactctaactcaagtttcattacaccccatctatctgctaacaagtcaagaatgtagtgaggtgcaagatagtatcatataaatgagtggctttcacttacttccaacatgatcactccaattttcaagactttctagagttaaatggtaatgaacaccccggatttatttattcatttttttttcagactgagtgctaagaagaatgacttgtgcaatatctagccttattaagctttctagctaacccatgtagcgagtgttaggccaatgactcccgatccagatggctcagggcactaggtgtagagacaccctaacaggcttaataactcaggttaactaggcttcaaggccaaattagtcactcagagtttaatctcaatcatcctcacctttttacgcgaacactcgctgcttgccaggcaggaggcccggttactcagtgagaagacttaaattaaactcattattttattttattttatctctttttttttctttttttttttctttttttcttttttttttggttaggctagggtgttcatcacacatataactctaaattatctcaaaaattaaaagtattcatattagtcgtaagtttacataccccactattcatgtgcttacgtgtaggtgctaactcatcttgtatcatgttagcagaagataggtgggatgaaaacttaagctagaactgctatcatatttcttaactcaaagctattgtcagagcaattcctagtttgtacacccaaaaagattagagtttgagttaaaaatttgaaatcccccttttttattatttttttttgaaattttaatatttttttttaatatttttttttaattgcataaaaaaatcaaaaatattctctccctttttttttgaagaaaaatcaaaaatattctcacccccatacctaaatctaacattgtcctcaatgttaaagaaaatttaaagcagtaagaggacagagaagaaggtacctgatatgggcgggtaaattggggcaaaatacccccaaacctgcatttttttttttgagaatatttacatgttgggttgcctcccaagagcgctaagttttatgtcttcagccagacaattttaattcattcatgataaacagggtcggtcagaagtgtctcctcaacttctggactcagatactcaaggtatggttttaaacgatgtccattgacttgaaaggacctaccatccttggtattgcatattactactgcaccatgcgggtgcactttctctactgtgtatgggccagtccagcgagatttaagttttccagggaatagatgtaatcgagaatcatatagaaggactttttgtccttggtgaaattccttacgaatgatcattttatcatgcatgatcttcatacgatctttgtacttcttggcacactcgtaagcatcgtttctaatttcttcaagctcatcgagttgaagcttcctatgttctcctgctttgtcaagatcgaaatttaaatgtttaatagcccaataggccttgtgctctaactcaacaggtaaatgacaggccttgccatagacagttctatatggagacattccaattggtgttttgtaggccgtacgatatgcccacaatgcatctgttaacctaagggaccaattctttcgagatggattgacagttttttcaaggatggtcttgatttctctgttggaaatctcaacttgtccacttgtttgtggatgatatggtgtactgaccttgtgattaatgttgtactttctcataagggctttaaaaattttattgcaaaaatgtttccccccatcactaatgatagcacgaggggtgccaaaacgagcaaagatagattctttaaggaacttgatcaccactttgtgatcattggtcttacatgcgatagcctcaatccattttgatacatagtcaactgccacaagaatgtactgatgcccaaacgacataggaaaaggacccataaaatcaataccccaaacatcgaaaatttctataattaagatagggttcaggggcatctcattctttctcgaaagttttcctaatcgttgacatcgatcgcaagatttacaatagtcatgcgcatctcgaaaaagtgtgggccaataaaatccgcactgcaaaacttttgcagcagttttcttcccactaaaatgaccaccacaagcatggtcatgacaaaagaaaaggacattcctttgatcgtgttcagggatgcatcgtctaatgatttgatcaggacagtatttgaataagtatggttcatcccaaaaataccacttcacacgagctaggaagcgaaattgttcctgtttggtccaagagctgggcatttgttcagtaacaaggtagttgactatgtcagcataccatggaacattggtgtgggaaatcatcattagttgttcatccggaaaagtttcggatacaggtaaggattctgcagatgactcaacaatcagtctggacaagtggtcagctactacattttcagatccctttttatctcgaatttcgagatcaaattcctggagcaataggatccaacgaatgagcctcgccttagcatccttctttgtgagaaggtacttaagggcggcatgatcagaataaataaggaccttggatcctattagatagggacgaaatttgtctagagcaaagacaacagccaacaactctttttcagtggtagaatagttaagttgggcatcattcagagttttgctcgcatagtgaatcacatggggaagcttccccactcgctgacctaggacggcacctattgcataatcggatgcatcacacatgatttcaaatggcagactccaatcaggggaccttatgatgggtgctgaggttagttcagactttagtctttcgaaagcagttatacaaattggcgaaaaattaaaagtagcatctttcaccaacaaatcgcataagggtttcgacaatttactgaaatccttgataaagcggcggtaaaaacccgcatgccctaaaaaggatctaacttccctaacagtcttaggaggtggcaatttagcaattaattctactttggccttatccacctcaattcctctttgtgacacaatgtgtcccaaaacaatacctgattggaccataaaatgacatttttcccagttaagaactaaatttttctctttacatcgttctacaacaagggtcaagtgatgcaaacattcattaaagttagatccgaatacagaaaagtcatccataaaaacttctaaaaatttctctaccatgtcggagaaaatactcatcatacaccgctggaatgtagccggtgcattacataacccaaaaggcatgcgacgataggcaaaagtaccgtaaggacaggtgaatgtggttttctcttgatcctcacgtgcaattggtacttggttatatccagaataaccatcaagaaaacagtaatgagagtggccagctagacgttctaacatttgatcaatgaagggtagtgggaagtggtctttcctagtcatggcgttaagtttcctatagtcgatgcatactcgccatcccgtttggactcgagtagggactaactcattgtgatcatttttcactacagtgatgccagactttttaggtacgacttgaactgggcttacccactgactatcagaaataggatatataatccctgcatctaacagcttgatgacctcggctcgaactacgtctttcatgattggattaagtcgcctttgtggttctctagagatttttgcatcttcttctagatggattttatgttggaccacagaaggactaatccccttaatatcagctatagaccagccgatcgcttcttgatttttctgaaggatatttaacaacttctcttcctgttcttcagttaaatttgatgcaataataataggtaaggtgttgttgtcccctagaaatgcatattttaagttttcagGTAGATCTTTAAGTTCGagctggggaggtttgacacttgaaggtactagctgggattcaagtataggtaatgattcaaatttagtagcccatctgctagtatccattacaggaatagaatctagtaatgcattaacctcctgattcgactctccttcctcacaatcttgactgaattgggccaaacatctttctagtggatcagaataacttgattcctcgaaggacttgctgattatgttttcaatcatgtgaatttcttctaaatcgtccatctcagatggttgattactactgtgaaagacattgagttggacggtcaagtttccaaatgctaaggtcattatcccatttcggcaactgatcacagcatttgaagtggccaaaaatggtctaccaaggattaccgggatgtgactacctggatttttcactggttcagtttcgaggactacaaaatccacagggtagtaaaactcatttacctttacaattacatcctctacaattcccttaggatacttcacagtcctatctgctaatgacaaagtaatgtttgtgggctttaattcccccaaacctagttcggtgtagacagaatagggtaataggtttacacttgctccaaagtctaatagggctcttcGAATGATGGTttttcctattttaatttcaacagtggggcaaccagggtccttgtattttggggcaatctgttgttgaataagagatgaggcttgtgccgccatcacagcttgcctaggaatactggttttccttttcaccgtggtcaagtcttttaagaattttgtataggaggggatctgtttgattgcatctaggaagggtaaatttatttgaacatttttaaagacctccatgatttcatcgtactgagattttttctttgagtcttgtagtctactaggaaagggagccttgggtgtgtatgtctctattggtttctcctctactCCTTGTGTTCcttgttcttgtgcctttttctgagtgggatttggttcatgcttttcttcttttttttgtacaggaagttggactttattgtccacttgcttgctagaccgtaaagtggtaattgcctggacttcatggttagggtttccattagaatcaatttgaaactggcctctcggcccttgattctgttgcctactagggttaggtactggctgacttggcaattcacctctcttcctatcccctagagagttagctatttggctcagactaacctcaagttttgcaatcgcttgcgcatggaattggttagtctgcacttgggctgtattggtctgttgttgttgcttgataaaatcttgttgttgtttcatcatattggccatcatggtttctaattgtgaaggttgctgtgggataggggcattataaggtggtacagatggaaccaaaggttggttcatttgtggtggacctatcctggggaagttgttctgaaaacctggtggaccaccttgatgttgaataggttcattttgcttgtatgagaaatttgggtggaacctattatcagggtggtaaactgggctgaacgagttgggagtgggcttcttaaaggcactatatgaatttagagcatttgcttgctcggcctttatgttgggcagcactccactagatgctcaggactgttacacaaaacacacaaactatatgactcgtgatccactttcatgacgggatttgactctttgtatgaactcgaactagtggaaacagtgaaagcatcaaactttttactcaagttgttcattccagccaccagattggacatgacatttttgagttctgggtctgctttcatttcataattacttggttttctagacccaaactcatctctaattacttcctcaccatagctactccaattttgggcattttcagctaagtcaacaagaaattcataggcttgatccggggtttggttcatgaacctacccttgtgcatggactcaatcatgtttcta
This Phoenix dactylifera cultivar Barhee BC4 unplaced genomic scaffold, palm_55x_up_171113_PBpolish2nd_filt_p 000241F, whole genome shotgun sequence DNA region includes the following protein-coding sequences:
- the LOC120105247 gene encoding trans-resveratrol di-O-methyltransferase-like, producing MAFEATADELLQAQAHVFHHALAHVGSMGLKCAIQLGIPDAIHARGRPLTITELASFLPVAPTKSPALRRLMRMLAHTGFFSVQKDPNGSDEHAYSLTPNSKILLKDSPTSLASSVLFCLDSTLLAPFHFLAPWLQADQPDIPFEMSYGKPVFEMTGDDPALNRLFNEAMASDSRLAMKSVVARCKDAFQGVSSLVDVGGGDGTSARAIAEAFPSIKRIIVYDLPHVIATVPKSPRVEAIAGNMFEHIPPAQAAFLKLILHDWTDEQCVKILKLCKEAIPEREDGGKVLILDIVMNASSENSATMTELQLFCDIDMLCITAGKERQEHEWRKIFFAAGFTNYKISSLGTRSLIEVFP